In Humulus lupulus chromosome 6, drHumLupu1.1, whole genome shotgun sequence, a single genomic region encodes these proteins:
- the LOC133782864 gene encoding peptidyl-prolyl cis-trans isomerase CYP28, chloroplastic, protein MGYSITSPPPIPRHIHILSQHQHTRPDPKPLRFNLTRRSLLLSTTTSLSISTATATAATTPPPPDTTVTDRVFMDFSLCPNYFRPERTFADDITSLCSESVLLGRVVLGLYGRVVPLTVANFKSMCTNTTSSSSASTYKGTLVHKVFPGQFLLAGRQGDKPGEVRRPMGLTRNAETVDSKSFTLTHSKPGLLSLCLSENDDDEDIKLDPEYRNVEFLITTGPGPCPELDYKNIVFGSVLEGLDVVTAIAAIPTYKPAERIRQFNDLAEFFGDERAQNARSSWNRPLKTIFISDCGEVKVTKPSLSPPSLP, encoded by the exons ATGGGCTACTCAATCACCTCACCGCCGCCTATTCCCCGCCACATCCACATTCTCTCCCAACACCAACACACACGACCCGACCCGAAACCGCTCCGCTTCAACTTGACCCGCCGCTCTCTCCTCTTGTCCACGACCACCTCTCTCTCCATCTCCACTGCTACAGCCACCGCTGCCACGACGCCTCCGCCGCCGGACACCACTGTGACCGACCGGGTATTCATGGACTTCAGCCTCTGCCCAAACTATTTCCGACCCGAAAGAACCTTCGCTGATGACATCACCTCACTCTGCTCCGAATCCGTACTCCTGGGTCGGGTCGTCCTCGGCCTCTACGGCCGAGTCGTTCCTCTCACCGTCGCTAATTTCAAGTCAATGTGCACCAATACGACGTCGTCTTCGTCTGCGTCCACCTATAAGGGCACTTTGGTCCACAAGGTTTTCCCTGGTCAGTTCCTTCTCGCCGGCCGCCAAGGCGACAAGCCCGGTGAGGTTCGTCGCCCCATGGGGTTGACCAGAAACGCTGAGACTGTGGACTCCAAATCCTTCACTCTGACCCACTCCAAGCCTGGTCTACTCTCGCTCTGCCTATCCGAAAACGACGACGACGAGGATATCAAGCTCGACCCAGAATACCGCAACGTCGAGTTTTTGATCACCACCGGCCCTGGACCTTGCCCCGAGCTCGATTACAAGAACATTGTCTTCGGTTCAGTACTTGAAG GTTTGGATGTGGTGACGGCCATTGCTGCCATACCCACTTACAAACCAGCTGAAAGGATCAGGCAATTCAACGATTTGGCTGAGTTTTTTGGGGACGAAAGAGCTCAGAATGCACGTTCGAGCTGGAACAGGCCTCTTAAGACTATTTTTATCAGTGACTGTGGAGAAGTCAAAGTGACAAAGCCTTCACTTTCTCCTCCTAGTCTACCTTAA